In the genome of Candidatus Neomarinimicrobiota bacterium, the window TTCCCAATCCATTGAGATTGGGTCCGAACTCACGTCTGTTTAATATCTTATCATTTGTATTGTAGCTGTCGCCAAGCTTATGGCATCCGAAACAACCGAGATTCTCAACCAGCGCTTCGCCGCGAATCCGATTTCCACGCCTTGGAACTCTCCTATAGCTTTCTTTTTGAGAATTGGCAAAGATATAATCAACAATTGCTCTCGCCTGCACATCATTCGAAATCATATCTTCAGGCGTGCTGCTGTTCAGAAGATTAAAAAATCGCGGCATTCTCGTTTTGCTTTGGAAATGCTTCGGGTTCTTTACCCACTTATATGTCCATTCTTTGGAAACTTTAGACGAAATCTTAGTGAGATTGGGTCCGACTTTCCTTAATTCAGTGAACCCTTCGATTTTATGGCATCCGAAACATCCCAACCTCTTTATTAGGTCAACGCCCGCATTCAGAGTTTCCGCCCCAACTACCTCAGCCTGATTCTTGTGACATTTAAAACAGGATGATTCTATCAGGTCAGCTCGATACATCGGATAATCCCAGTGGTGCGGTTCAACCCAATTATATTTTTCTACCCACTCTTCTTTTTGTTCTTCGCTTCCCGGTGTATGGTGTGTGTCTTTAAACGATACACTTCTGCCGAGACCACCATGACAAGTTGTACACCCGAAATCGGACAATGGGTGAGAAGATGTTTTGTCCACATAAACATCAAGATTAGGATGAGTGGTGTAAGGTTGTTCTGCGTCCTCAAATCCGGGTTTATCAATGGCGAGATGGCATGTCTGACATCTGTCAACCCGCGGTACTGTCAGGAAATTCAAATCCTCATGCAAGTCGGAAACAACTACCTGTATTACCTTCTCAGAAGGGTTGATGAAATCAACCATTGGCATATTTCTAAAATAATCATTGGCAAAACTCGGACCTATTTTAGCAAGGAATACTTCAATTTTCGTAATATCGCTGTTAAGCTTTTCCAATTCTTTTTTACTATCGGATAACTCTATGTTCAATTTATCCAGAACAGAATTGGCTTTATCTTTTTCTACTTCTTTTAATTCTATTTCGTTTTCTGAGGTGAACATAATGGCGCTATATTTATCCATCTCAATTTTTAATTGTTCAGCCTCGGCCGTAAGATTTTTCTTAAGGTGCACTTCGTAGGAATATTTATTTGCATCGTATTTGGATTTCGCAAAACGATACCTTTGATCTATCATATACCAGTCATCTTCAATAGAAGTTAAGTCATCCATGACCGACTCAATTTCTTCTTCTCTTTCCACTACAAGCAATTCCGCTTCCGATATTTTGGTCTCAATCGCTGTCAGTTGCGTAGAGTCGAGTTCAGATATTTTGGATTCTAATTCGTTGGTGGCGTTTTCAATTTGTTTACTCCTATACTCCCGCTGATAATCCCTCCACTCCCTTGAATAGTCATCAGCAAACATCAATATGACGGAAAGCAGCAAACCCACGCTTGTGAGCGCAAACACGATGTTCAGTCGCGGAATATTATAGAGATATTGTATATCGTCTTTCTTCTTCGCCAATCAACGCTCCTACTTTATATGTTAAAGAAAAACTCGGGTATGGCAACGAGATATTTTAGATTGAAAAGCCATCTTAGATACATCTTGATGGGAACACTCACCATAAGTAGCAGCAGGCTCACAAAGATAGCAAATCTACCCACTCCTAATTGTTCGTACAAACTCCTGAATTTACCTCGTATCAAGATTATCGGAGTGACAAAGAAATATACAGCCAAAAGACCAATTCCGAATATCTCTCTAATAAACCAACTTTTCGGCAATCCTGTCCCTAATACTTTGATATAGATTATCTCCGAGAGGTTAATATTTATCAAGGGCTTTAATTTGTGGACATCCCAATATTCATACGGACCGAAAAAATTCCAGTTTGGTCCCCTTAAAAATGTTCCTATAACTATCAAAAGAATCCACAGCAGGAGCCATCCGAAAATAAATATGGAAATCGCCATCTTCCGCTCATTAAAAGAATAATATCCGTTTCCTTTTGTGTTTTTATCTATAAACGGAATGGCGATAAGTCCTACAACAATTATACCGGGTAACAGCACACCCGCAATCCACGGATCGAAATAAACCAGCAGCTCCTGTAATCCAAGAAAATACCAGGGCGCTTTTGACGGATTGGGGGAATTAGCCGGATTGGCAGGTTGTTCTAACGGAGCCTCAATAAGTACCGACCATCCAATTAGTAGAATTAGCGTTAGAGTCAGCGCTATCAGCTCGATATATACCAAGTCCGGCCAGACGATAACTCTTTTCGGCTCAATTTCCGCTTCTGCTACCGGCTTTCCTTCTGCTATACGTTTATCGTTTTTTACCGCTTGCCACATCGCCAACCACGTAAAGAAAAATATAATGAATATCAATCCGACTATAGGGATGTTATCAGGTCTTGTAACAATAATCCTGAAATTAGCATTAAATAGACTCAAGCCGAAGAAGAGCGATGACGAAACTCCAACGATTATCATCGCTTTACCCGACCAGAATACTCTTGGATATTTAAAGCTCAAATAGAGAATTATCAGCAGTATGGTAAAAAGAATCGGTGGATCTGATAAAAAATTAATAAATCCTGTCATATCTAATTAGCTCCCTCCATTACATTGGCCCTGATATATTACCGTCTTTTCTAATGCGGAAGAAATGTAGCGCCATCAGAAGAATTGCTATAAACGGCAATCCCACGCAATGGAGAACATAAAACCGTAAGAGAGTTGCCTCGCCTACAAATCGCCCTCCCAATAATGCGAACCTAACGTCACTTCCGGCGTGCACAAGCGCAATATCCCCAATTTGAAGCAACGAGGCACCGGGTCCTTCATGTCCGATGAAGGGTGTTGCTCGCGCCATATTCGTACCCACTGTAACAGCCCAAATTGCGAGTTGATCCCAGGGAAGTAAATATCCCGTAAAACTCAGCAGCAGCGTTAGAACTAATAATATAACACCAACTCCCCAGTTAAATTCGCGAGGCGGTTTGTATGAACCTGTCATAAATACGCGGAACATATGTAGCCATACGGTTATCACCATAAGGTGGGCTGCCCATCGATGCAATTCCCTCATAATTCCCAAGGGGACTTGTTCTCGAAGATCAACTATATCCAGAAACGCGTATTCTACAGTTGGTCGGTAATAAAACATCAAAAGAATGCCGGTTACTGTCAGCACCATGAACAAGAAAAAGGAAAGCCCTCCCATACACCAGGTGTAGCGTAGCCGAACCGCGTGCCTGTGAGTTCTTGCCGGATGAAGGTGCAACCACAACGAGTTAAGGATCACAAGGAGTCTTGAGCGTCGTGTTCGCGGCACTCCAGTCCTGAAAAAAGATTTAGCTACCTGAGAATCAACCAGCTGGTCCCAGGTACTCTTTTTCTTTTTGGTAGGAGCAACCTTCGGTTTTTCTTCTGTGCTCTCTTCCTTTATATTCTCATCTGCCATTATTTATAATTTCCTTTAATAGAGGATTAAACCTTTATATAACTTTCAGGATCACTCCACTGTCCTTTTTCATACTGAAACTTTCTGTTCTTATCGACAAGAATTTGTCCATCTTCGGTGTAAGATATTTTATATCTTTCAAGCGGTCTTGGAGCGGGTCCTTCAAAATTGATTCCGGTTTTGTAAAATCCGCTTCCGTGGCAGGGACACTTAAATTTGCCTTCCGCGGAAAGCCAGTTAGGTGTGCAGCCAAGATGCGTACAAACTGTGCTGAGAGCATACATTATAGAAGAAGTTCTCACCAGCCACACCCCAAAAGACTCTTTGAAACGTTCATCTACGACATCAATAATGTATTCATCGGTAAAGCCGGCTTTAAAAGATAACGGCGGCTCGAATAGTACGTTGGGAAAGAACAGCCTCCCAATTGCGGCTAACACTCCTAATGTCGCTGCTCCAAATGACATCCATGCCAAACCCAACCAAGAAAAGAATCTTCGCCTGTCCACTGTTTTCTTTTGTGGCGGGGCAGGAGTCTTTACGGCAGCGCTCACATCTTCTGTTTTCATTTCTCCTTTCGTGCCGGTTCCATCAGCCGAACCCTTGTCGTCAGCGGCGTTGGCGTCTGCGCTTGAAACGTCTTCTGTCATTTTCCTTTCACTCCGTGAATGATTAACTCTTCTCTTCAAACATAATTAAGGCATCTATCGCCGCTTGCCGAACTTTCATACTTGGATCCGAATCCCTGAGCGCTTCTATCTTTTCCCTTAAAACAACCTCATGGAGATTTCCTATAGCGATAATCGCCGATTTAATCGTCATCTCCTTTAGAGATTCATCCATCTGATCGTGCCTATGCAGATACTCTCTGTCCAGCATCATCTCCAAAACCTCTAATCCCGCTTTATCTCCCCATTTAGCCAACGAGAGCGCAGCATTCCATTTCACATCGTCAACAGGGTCCGAAAGGGCAACCCTTAAAGCGATTTCAGGATTGCCGCCCTTTACGCTTCCGAGAAGATGTGCCGATAATTTTCTCATAGCAGGATCGGGATCGGTTAAAAATTTTTCCAAATCTTTATGAACACCTTCAGTTCCAAGTTTTCCCAACGACCAGAGCGCGTAAAGTCTCGTTTCGTCATCTGCGTCTAAAGTGGCGTCTTTAAGGCTCTTCACACTTCTCGGGTCGGAAATGTGCCCGAGTGCAAGAGTAAGATAGCGGCGAACCCGAGGGTCGTCGGATTTCGCATTCTTATATATGGAAAGTATCTCATTCATAAAACGATCATCTACAGGTCCGCCTGCATCAGCTCTCAATATTTTCGAAAGCATAAATGCCGAGTGCCACCGGTTATTGGCACCGCCGACTTTAATACTTTCGAGGTAGTCAAACCTGCCTTTCGATTCTGAAAAGAAGAATGTAAACGAAAAAAACAAGCCGATAGCGGCGGCGGCTATAAAAAAAGGCGTTATAAATAGTTTAGCGAAATCACTCCAACTTACCAATTTGTCATCAGTTGTTGCGACATTCTCTGAAAGGGTATTGCTTCCCCGGTCATCTGCCATTAATATTTTGCCTAACTATTTCTAAAAAAGTTTTGTAATACCGTTTTAAAACAGTTCCGCTTAGTACAAACTTGTTTTACCCGAAACATATTAAATTTTGTGGATAAAAGATTGAAAGTCTTCATCTAACTGTTTCAAGAAAACGAATATAAGTGACCTCATATACTATGTCAAGTGTGAAATAATTCGTGATTTCGAGACTGTTTATAAGACTATATTTATGATTTAATGTGGCGCTGATATTCTTCAACCGATTTCCGTAATAGCCTCTTCAACACTATCAACAACTGAAACATTTACCGTCTCGATAAATTCATAAAAAGATTGTTTTACATGTTTTGAACTCAGAACAAAACAGACTTTTATTCCAAGTTTTGTTTGGGAATCGGTGAATTCAGAAAGATGTTGAATTTCTTCTAACTTTATCTGTTCCAAAACTGACAGGTCAATTATAAATTTTTTTATTCCTTCTTCGGTGAGTCTTTTAACATGACGGCTCATCTCCCTGCCTGCGGCTGACGTTTTTATTTCCCGTCTGCGAAGTAAGACCAACTCATCACTCTTCCGAATTTCTTCAACAAGATTTACTTCAAAGTTTTCATTGAAAAGGTCATAAAGTTCATCGGGATTTTCAGGTCGTTTGATACACTTTTCAATTCCCTGCATTAAGTATTTGTCTATATCGCCCTGTTCAAAATCAGACCAATAATAAAGATACGGCTTTACATGGCTATCTCTGTCAAAGGAGAATATTGTGCTGCTTAGTTTACCCGCGTTTGGTATATCTAACGACTCTTCGTCAGCAAGAATAAACTGACAATAAGAAGAGCCGAAATAATCAGGAAGGTCGTCAGTAGATTCCAGCACATCAACTTTATATACTTCCGGAAGATTAGAACTTATTTCTTCTATGAATGCTCTGTTTTTGGTAAGCAGCAATAGGTATGTATGTTTATCTCCCTGCTTTTTAGTGTCCATACCCTTCCTCTGTTTTCGGCTGCCGCCTTGAAGAGCCCGCACTATTCGTTCGACCATCATTACAGGTCTCATTGGCTTAATTACATAGTCCATTGCCCCGAGGGAAAGCGCTTTTTGTACTTGATGAACTTCAGAATTTGCCGAAACCATCAGCACGATAATATCTTTTAGCACATCGATTGAACGCATTTTCTCTAATACTTCATTTCCGCTCAATTTGGGCATCATCATATCAAGCAAGATTAGGTCAGGTTTATTTTCGACCATTATCTTCAAACCTTCAATGCCGTCTTCCGCTAAAGTAACTTCGTAACCGTACTCTCTAAGGATTTTTTTTGAAATTGAGCGAGCGTACTTATCGTCATCAATGACGAGAATTTTCTTCCCCACACCGACATTTCGTAGATGGCTGGTATCGCCAGAATCCAATCTTGCACTCATTTACAAAAATATTCCCATAATATGTTATGATAACACACTTCGGAATTTCTTACAAGATAATAGAATAATGCTGTCAATTACTTCTAACCATAGCGATAATCTCTTTTTCTGATAGTATTCTAACTCCAAGATTCTTCGCCTTGGAGAGCTTCGAACCGGCATTTTCACCCGCTATTAGATAATCGGTCTTGCTGCTAACGGAAGATGCAATTTTTCCTCCTGCGTTTTCTATCATCTCTTTTGCCTCCTGCCGTTTCATCCGCCCGAGCGTTCCCGTTATAACAAAAGTCTGCCCCGCCAATTTCCCTCTGACTTTTCCGCCCTTATGAATGGGCATGATACCGTGTTCAATCATCCTATAAATCGTCTTCAGATTTTCCTTTTCATTTAAAAAACTCCAAACGCTTTGAGCTACTATGGGTCCCACACCCTCTACCTTTTCCAGCGACTCCATCTCCGCATTTTTTACATTCTCAAAGCTTGCGTACTCATCGGCTATCAACCGTCCTGTCTGTTCACCCACATGTCTAATCCCGAGAGCGAATAAAAATCTGCCGAGAGTTGTTTCACGACTGTTTTTCAACGCTTCAATTATATTACCTGCGGATTTTTCCGCCATTCTCTCCATTGCTGACAGCTGCTCACCTGTCAGGGAATAAAGGTCCGCTACATTCTTTAAAGAGCCGTTATCAACTAATGCATCAATGAGCTTGTCACCCAAACCGTCAATATCCATCGCTCCTTTGCTTGCAAAGTGCTTTATCGATTCTTTGAGTCGGGCGGGGCATGACTGATTCTGACACGTATGAACCGCTTCACCTTCAAACCGAATAACAGCAGCTCCGCATACGGGGCATTTATCGGGTATTTTATAACGCTTCGAACCTTTTTTCCGTTTTGAAGTTATAACGCTCACTATTTCGGGTATCACATCACCTGCCCTTTGTATTATCACGCTGTCCCCCACGCGAATATCTTTTCTGTCTATCTCATCCTGATTGTGCAGGGTCGCTCGCCTAACCATAACTCCGCCAACATTCACGGGCTCTAATTCTGCCACCGGAGTCAACGCTCCCGTCCGACCAACTTGAACACTGATAGATTTAACTACCGTCGTTTCCTGTGTAGGCTTGAACTTACCCGCTATCGCCCATCGCGGACTTCTGCTTCTTTGTCCCAGACTTGCTTGTAAATTCAGGTCGTTCACTTTCAGAACGATGCCGTCAATTTCGAACTCCATCTTCTCCCGCTTCTTTTCCATCTCTCTGAAATATTCCATTGCCTCTTTAATTCCGTTGCATTTCCGCGCCTCTCGAGTTACCGGAAGCCCCAGCTCCCTCAACCCGTTTAAAATTTCCCAATGATCAGTTGCGCTAAATCCTTCTGAAGCGCCTATGCCGTAGCAATACAAAGCAAGCGGACGTAATGCGGTAACCTTTGAATCGAGTTGACGCAATGAGCCGGCTGCTGCGTTGCGCGGGTTTGCGAAGATCTTCTCCTCCCGTTTTTCCTGACGCTTATTGAGCTCCAGAAACGCTTCTGATGGAAGGAACACTTCAGCTCTGACTTCTAAAAGAGCCGGGAAAGAATTATCGCCTACCAATCGGAGCGGCAGTGATTTTATAGTTCGAAGATTCCGAGTGATCTCTTCTCCCACGAATCCATCACCCCGTGTGGAGCCCAAAACGAACACTCCGTCCCGATAAACCAGTTCAACAGCCAGTCCGTCCAGCTTCGGTTCCCCGACGTATTCCACTTCTCCATCAATCTCAAGAAGCTTTTTTACGCCGGCATCAAATTCTCGCAGCTCTTCTTCATTCATTGCATTTGCCAAACTTAGAAGCGGTATAGTGTGAGTGACACTCCTAAACTCTTTTGAAGGCTCCGCACCCACCCGCTGCGTCGGAGAATCGGTCGTTATGAGCTGGGGATGCTCAGATTCCAGAGCTTCAAGATCACGAAAAAGCTTATCGTATTCTGCGTCGGAGATATCAGGATCATCAAATACATAATAATTCTGATTATGACGCTCAAGCTCGCGCCTTAAAGCATTTATATTCTTTTTAGCGGTTTTATTGTCCATTTTTTGAGAATATTTCTTTAATCCTTAATAATCTGTTTCATCTATTAAGAGACACCGAAATTTATACAGATTTTGCGGGTTGTTCAACAAGTTTCGCTTGCCATTGCAGCGAAATGCAGATATATTTTTCGGTTGAGAAATATGCGCCCGTAGCTCAGTTGGTAGAGCAGTGGCCTTTTAAGCCATTGGCCGGCGGTTCGAGTCCACCCGGGCGCACCACTCAAAGCATTGATACATAAGCGTTTCAGGGGATATTTTAATCATTCTCCAACTATACATAATATCGCAAAATGGACTCTATGGGACTCCACGGGACAGATTTACGGCAGTAAACGGGCAGTGGTTTGCGTAGAAACGGTGCCACTTTTGTGCCATATGCCGGATCGAAGTTGGCAGAAGTCGGGATTTTTGTTATTATGTGATTCTTATTGAATTCTTATGGATTTCTTATGCGATTCTTATTGAATTCTATAGAGATTCTTGGTATAATCTATTGTTATTATTTCACTTACCTAAAACAAAGTTCGGTTGTAGGAATGAAAAAGGAAAGCTTTATCTTTTTGTTATTTATGGACTTACAAAATTCCTATATCAGAAAGTTTAATTAACTATATTAAGAAGATTATATCTATATGTTGTGAATTATACTTGCAAATATACCCTATATTGGGTAAATTGTACGCTGTTTGTAAGTTAAATACAGGAATTGGAGAATTGAAAATGGCAGCTAAAAAGATGAGCAAAGCAAAACCTTTCAGTAAGAAGAATTTAGGCACTGTGCCTGATCAATCGGGCATATACGAATTATTGAATCGTAATGGAGATGTAAATTATGTAGGAAGCGCTGGCGCTGGAAGACTTCGAGAACGCCTGGGAGAACATCTGAATTCAGGCGACATTCCTGGATCTTCCCAATTTCGCTTTCGCCCTACTACCAGCACAGCTGAAGCGAGAACTATGGAAAGAAAGTATATAAAAAAGGAAAATCCGAAACATAATATCCAGAAACCTTAGAAGATGTATCACTGAACGGCACTGGTCTTAGATATGAGAAAAATATTACAAGGTTACTACCGCCCTACGGATGAAGAATTTAAAAATCTATGGGAGAAATGTATCTTTGTTTTT includes:
- a CDS encoding ubiquinol-cytochrome c reductase iron-sulfur subunit codes for the protein MKTEDVSAAVKTPAPPQKKTVDRRRFFSWLGLAWMSFGAATLGVLAAIGRLFFPNVLFEPPLSFKAGFTDEYIIDVVDERFKESFGVWLVRTSSIMYALSTVCTHLGCTPNWLSAEGKFKCPCHGSGFYKTGINFEGPAPRPLERYKISYTEDGQILVDKNRKFQYEKGQWSDPESYIKV
- a CDS encoding cytochrome C codes for the protein MIIVGVSSSLFFGLSLFNANFRIIVTRPDNIPIVGLIFIIFFFTWLAMWQAVKNDKRIAEGKPVAEAEIEPKRVIVWPDLVYIELIALTLTLILLIGWSVLIEAPLEQPANPANSPNPSKAPWYFLGLQELLVYFDPWIAGVLLPGIIVVGLIAIPFIDKNTKGNGYYSFNERKMAISIFIFGWLLLWILLIVIGTFLRGPNWNFFGPYEYWDVHKLKPLININLSEIIYIKVLGTGLPKSWFIREIFGIGLLAVYFFVTPIILIRGKFRSLYEQLGVGRFAIFVSLLLLMVSVPIKMYLRWLFNLKYLVAIPEFFFNI
- a CDS encoding cytochrome b N-terminal domain-containing protein yields the protein MADENIKEESTEEKPKVAPTKKKKSTWDQLVDSQVAKSFFRTGVPRTRRSRLLVILNSLWLHLHPARTHRHAVRLRYTWCMGGLSFFLFMVLTVTGILLMFYYRPTVEYAFLDIVDLREQVPLGIMRELHRWAAHLMVITVWLHMFRVFMTGSYKPPREFNWGVGVILLVLTLLLSFTGYLLPWDQLAIWAVTVGTNMARATPFIGHEGPGASLLQIGDIALVHAGSDVRFALLGGRFVGEATLLRFYVLHCVGLPFIAILLMALHFFRIRKDGNISGPM
- the ligA gene encoding NAD-dependent DNA ligase LigA; translation: MDNKTAKKNINALRRELERHNQNYYVFDDPDISDAEYDKLFRDLEALESEHPQLITTDSPTQRVGAEPSKEFRSVTHTIPLLSLANAMNEEELREFDAGVKKLLEIDGEVEYVGEPKLDGLAVELVYRDGVFVLGSTRGDGFVGEEITRNLRTIKSLPLRLVGDNSFPALLEVRAEVFLPSEAFLELNKRQEKREEKIFANPRNAAAGSLRQLDSKVTALRPLALYCYGIGASEGFSATDHWEILNGLRELGLPVTREARKCNGIKEAMEYFREMEKKREKMEFEIDGIVLKVNDLNLQASLGQRSRSPRWAIAGKFKPTQETTVVKSISVQVGRTGALTPVAELEPVNVGGVMVRRATLHNQDEIDRKDIRVGDSVIIQRAGDVIPEIVSVITSKRKKGSKRYKIPDKCPVCGAAVIRFEGEAVHTCQNQSCPARLKESIKHFASKGAMDIDGLGDKLIDALVDNGSLKNVADLYSLTGEQLSAMERMAEKSAGNIIEALKNSRETTLGRFLFALGIRHVGEQTGRLIADEYASFENVKNAEMESLEKVEGVGPIVAQSVWSFLNEKENLKTIYRMIEHGIMPIHKGGKVRGKLAGQTFVITGTLGRMKRQEAKEMIENAGGKIASSVSSKTDYLIAGENAGSKLSKAKNLGVRILSEKEIIAMVRSN
- a CDS encoding GIY-YIG nuclease family protein, whose translation is MAAKKMSKAKPFSKKNLGTVPDQSGIYELLNRNGDVNYVGSAGAGRLRERLGEHLNSGDIPGSSQFRFRPTTSTAEARTMERKYIKKENPKHNIQKP
- a CDS encoding HEAT repeat domain-containing protein, producing the protein MADDRGSNTLSENVATTDDKLVSWSDFAKLFITPFFIAAAAIGLFFSFTFFFSESKGRFDYLESIKVGGANNRWHSAFMLSKILRADAGGPVDDRFMNEILSIYKNAKSDDPRVRRYLTLALGHISDPRSVKSLKDATLDADDETRLYALWSLGKLGTEGVHKDLEKFLTDPDPAMRKLSAHLLGSVKGGNPEIALRVALSDPVDDVKWNAALSLAKWGDKAGLEVLEMMLDREYLHRHDQMDESLKEMTIKSAIIAIGNLHEVVLREKIEALRDSDPSMKVRQAAIDALIMFEEKS
- a CDS encoding response regulator, giving the protein MSARLDSGDTSHLRNVGVGKKILVIDDDKYARSISKKILREYGYEVTLAEDGIEGLKIMVENKPDLILLDMMMPKLSGNEVLEKMRSIDVLKDIIVLMVSANSEVHQVQKALSLGAMDYVIKPMRPVMMVERIVRALQGGSRKQRKGMDTKKQGDKHTYLLLLTKNRAFIEEISSNLPEVYKVDVLESTDDLPDYFGSSYCQFILADEESLDIPNAGKLSSTIFSFDRDSHVKPYLYYWSDFEQGDIDKYLMQGIEKCIKRPENPDELYDLFNENFEVNLVEEIRKSDELVLLRRREIKTSAAGREMSRHVKRLTEEGIKKFIIDLSVLEQIKLEEIQHLSEFTDSQTKLGIKVCFVLSSKHVKQSFYEFIETVNVSVVDSVEEAITEIG
- a CDS encoding c-type cytochrome, with translation MAKKKDDIQYLYNIPRLNIVFALTSVGLLLSVILMFADDYSREWRDYQREYRSKQIENATNELESKISELDSTQLTAIETKISEAELLVVEREEEIESVMDDLTSIEDDWYMIDQRYRFAKSKYDANKYSYEVHLKKNLTAEAEQLKIEMDKYSAIMFTSENEIELKEVEKDKANSVLDKLNIELSDSKKELEKLNSDITKIEVFLAKIGPSFANDYFRNMPMVDFINPSEKVIQVVVSDLHEDLNFLTVPRVDRCQTCHLAIDKPGFEDAEQPYTTHPNLDVYVDKTSSHPLSDFGCTTCHGGLGRSVSFKDTHHTPGSEEQKEEWVEKYNWVEPHHWDYPMYRADLIESSCFKCHKNQAEVVGAETLNAGVDLIKRLGCFGCHKIEGFTELRKVGPNLTKISSKVSKEWTYKWVKNPKHFQSKTRMPRFFNLLNSSTPEDMISNDVQARAIVDYIFANSQKESYRRVPRRGNRIRGEALVENLGCFGCHKLGDSYNTNDKILNRREFGPNLNGLGSKLNNAWLFHWLKNPKKYFPETIMPRLRLSDQEAADISSYLLSINNEEFDNTPLPEENEEALNELTFEYLKRNMIRSEADAKLISMNSIEKSEFVGEKLIGRYGCFGCHVIPGFENAQQIGTDLTEEGSKLIARFDFGFVDIEHSKEEWIFNKLKTPRIFDNGKVKQFDEKLKMPNFGISDEKTNALLTAIMGFTKENVASTKMRNLDSHELKVHEGLRLIQELNCRGCHVIENEGGSIIPVINAVMMKSGLTEEEAVSFYPPNLQGEGEKVQPDWLFRFVKDPTEIRPWLKVRMPTFALSDEDALIIEQFFTHASKQDFPYRYTEKTKLSGKILRDARMLVSNDYFACFSCHQQGAKKPEGPVSDWAPDLALASDRLRPEWIPKWIRNPNLIQPGTKMPTFFDPEYFDESGPDDILDGDEDKQIQVITDYILQLGG